DNA from Leptospira bandrabouensis:
CAATCGTCTGCCAATTTTGTGACATTAGAACGCAGTATGATTGTGAATGCGATTCCTCAGTTTGATAACGGTGTGATGCTCCAAGCCACCCCACTAAAAGAAATTGATCATAAATGGGAAAGATACCTACAACTATCGCTGATGGTTGGTAATGGAAAAGGTGGTGGAGGAGATTACGGAACAGGAAGAAGACAAGATCTAACTACCGCCAATCGATACGGAGCTGTGAACACTTCCCCTATTTACTATGCGCGGGCACAAGTGAATGTGTTTGGCGGACTCAAACGGGAGTCTGATGGAAAGATGGTGAATTGGCAAGAAGGAGAAGAAATTTTCCAACGTGAATTAAAATGGTCTGTGGGTGCAGGTTACGTACAAACACAGAATTTAATCACACCTGCTCTTTATGTTCCCGAATACACACCAGGAACCACAAGTGGAATCCAATTGTTAACAGCACAAGGTTCCAACCCGGATCGTGGAAGTTTAGATGCGAATGGATATCCTAATTTTTTAGTTCAAAACTCTGTGCCTACAATGGGCCGACCGAAGATGGGACTCATTGGACATACCTACGATAGCACTTTCACTTATAAAGGTTTTTATCTATCGGGCGCCTATACTAAATTTGGTGGTGCCGCTTCCAATGATTTATTTGGATATCATGGAACGATTGGTTACAATATTCCCATTTTTGATAAATACTACATCATGCCAGTTTTGAAATACGAATTCATCCAAGGTGATTTTAACCGAAATGGAAGGATCGATCCAACCGACTCGTTACGAGTGTATTGGGCTGGTTTGAATTTGTTCGGGGACAAACATCATTTTAAAGCCCAACTGTATTACCAAGTTCTAGGCAATCAGTTTGATGTGAATCCGAACACTGGAAATGCAATGCCAATTGATGACAGAAGAGTTTACCTACAATTACAGGCAAACTTTTGGACCGGAGTTGTTTCTCCTGAAGCTTACAGTTATAGACCAAACTAAGAGGACCTTTATATGAAATTAAATCAAATGAATCGATTGTTGTTTATGGTCTTTGTTTTGTTTTTACTTGGCAATTGCCAATCCAAAGAACAAAACCGGGATGAAATTTCCTCACTTGTGATTCACAATTTATTAAACAATGTGCCGGATCGAAATAAATCTTTAGTGGTAATGGAAGTGGCCGATCTGGGTGGCTCTTATACTGGTACTTGTTATGATACGTTCCAACTGAATGGAGGAAATATTGGTTCCACTGCTTACTTCAACACTCCTCCTGGTGGTGCTGGTGGAACCCTAAACACGGAAGTAAAAAAGTATGCTGTATCAACTTCCTCTTGTTCCGATTTAGGATTTGCCAGTGGCACCAATTTTGGTTCTACATCACAAAGACCAAATCCAAATGATTTGTTTACGTTTAAAATGTTTACTTGTGATCCGAATAACAACCCTTGTGCGAAATCCGCGATCAAAGCTGCAGGATTTTAAACAAAACTTATCGAATCTCTAAAACTAACATCAAGTTTCTTTTCACAAAAGGATAAAATCACTATCCTTTTGTGAATTTTGTAAGGATCTTAACTTCATTTCGAATTTGTTCAATATGGAAAAGAAGTTAGTGTTCAGAAATTACTTAGCTCTCACTTTCCTTCCCCTCAAAAAAAGATAGAATTGGAACTTCCATAAAAGAAGATTACCTCTTACAAACGTACAAAATTTCAATGTGCGTTCTTTATTGGATCTATTTAATTCTATAGGAATGAATGAGAATGAATTATAATAACGACTACCAAATCGTTTTAGGCCTTGTATTAGCACTTATGATCTTCGGGGTTGCTTTGGAACTTAGGTTCATTGCTTTTAAAGCAGTGTTACAACGTCCGATCTCTGCCTTGGCTGGCCTCATTGGACAAACCGTATTTTTACCTTGGATCACTCTACTGATTACACTCCTACTCGATTTGCCCGCAGGGATAGAGCTAGGTATGTTGTTAGTGGCAGCAAGTCCTGGAGGAAATTTATCCAATATCATCACACATTTGGCTCGTGGAAATACAGCACTTTCAGTGAGTATGACTGCTGTTTCCAGTGCATTCGCCATTATAACTTTACCACTTAACTTTACGATTACGGCAAATTTGAATCCTGTTACACAGGCCCTGATCTCTGGAACAGGAGAACTTCATATCGATAGTATCGCTATCATCAAAGGATTATTGATTTTACTTTTGTTTCCATTAACTCTTGGAATGTTAATTGGAAATTATGCGACGGGAACCGCTCATAAAATCACTCCCTTTTTCAAAAGGGTTTCTTCCTTTGCTTTTCTTGTGTTTATCCTTGTGGCTGTTGGGGGAAACTGGAAAGTGTTTTTAGACAATATGGGATTTATTTTTCTAATTGTTGTCTTCCATAATTTGGTAGCCCTAACCATTGGAAATCTAATCGCTAGAGTATTTCGACAAGACCCTTATAACCGTCGTGCGATTACGATTGAAGTAGGAATGCAAAACTCAGGTCTTGCTCTGGGACTTATATTAACACAATTCCAAGCAGAACCAAACATGGCTTTGGTAGCCGCATTCTGGGGAATTTGGCATATTGTTTCGGGACTTTTGTTAGTATTGTATTGGCGAAAGTTTTCACCTATTGAAGGAAAATAGCTTGAGAGTATTGATTACAGGAGGTGCCGGATACATCGGTACCTCGCTCATCCAACATATATCTAAATCCTTTCCAAATTGGAAAATTTTTTCAACAGATATAAAACCTTTTAATGGTTTAGAAAATTTTTCCAATGTCGAATTTCAAATTTTAGACATCACGAAGAAAGAAGAAGTGATTTCACTGATTCAAAAATGGAAACCTAATTCTATAGTGCATTTGGCTTCCATTTTAAATCCACCACCAGGAATGAGTGAAGAAATCCAACATAAAATTGATGTGGAAGGCACAAAGAATGTGTTAGATGGTGCTGTCCTTTCTCAAACCGAACAAGTTATCATTACCAGTTCCGGGGCCGCTTATGGATATCATAAAGACAATAGAGATTGGATCGAGGAAACAGATCCTATTCGGGGACATTCTGCTTTTGTTTATTCTAGGCATAAAAAGGAAGTAGAAGAACTTCTTGTGAGTTACCGCACCCAACATCCTGAATTAAAACAACTAATCTTAAGACCCGGAACCATCTTAGGAGCTACCGTCAATAACCTAATTACCGATATGTTTCGAAAACCATTTGTTATGGGTGTTTTCGGACATCTAAGTCCTTTTGTTTTTATTTGGGATGAAGATGTCATTCAAATCATCATCAAAGGTATATTGGAAAAAAAAGAAGGACAGTTCAATCTTGCTGGAGATGGGGCTATGACTCTAAAGGAAATTAGTTCTATGATTAAAAAACCTTATTTGCCAATTCCTGCGTTTTTATTACAGTCGGTGCTTTTTATTCTGCGAATGTTCCGCCTAACACAATACGGTCCTGATCAAATTGATTTTTTAAGATATAGACCTGTTTTATCCAATAAAAAACTAAAAACAGAATTTGGATACACACCCAAATTCACATCCAAAGAAACATTCATTCAATATTTAAAAGCCAAAGGAGTTCCTTACCATGAACGTTAAATACTTTTTGTTATTTTCTATATTCACCTATTTCCCGTTATTTGCCATTGACATCGAAGTGAAAGATTCTTCTGGAAAACCTTTAGATCTGGTTATGGTCACTGTCAAAGCAGAAAAACCGCAAGTACCTCCTCGAGATGATCATGGATATCCTCCCGAAGGTTTGGAATTTACGATTACACCAGAAGTGACTATGTTTACAAACCCCAACGGAAAAGTACAAGTTCCTTTTCCTTATGCGCCCTCAGTGGTTATTCGTTTGCGAAAAATTGGATACAAAGACCAAAACTTAAGGGCCTTTTCCTCTGGTTCATTCCAATCCTTTCGAATGGAGAAAGTAGTAGATATCAACCTTCTTGCCAGTCAATACCCATCCAATAGTTGGGTAGCGGCCTTAGATTTTGGCGAAGATAAGGATTTAAGAAAAACTTACATGGAACAATGTGGGTTCTGTCACCAACAAGGTAGTTTTTTTATGCGCCGCGCATTTTCAGAAGGAGATTGGGAAGATATCATCAATCGAATGATGGGATATGGTGCAAGGCCACACGGCAAAGCCAAAAAGAAACTCCCGTCATTATTATCAAATGCTTATGTAGATTTACTCAAACATCCTGAACGTGTAAAACCAGGTCGCACTTGGGGAAAAGAATTATACGGTGCTGTAATTCGCGAATGGCCAATGGGTGATAGTTTTTCCCAAATGCATGATCTTTTGTATCATAAAAAAACAGGTTTAGTGTATGTGGGTGATAATATTCAAGACAGACTTTGGGAAATTAACCCTAACACAGGTAAAACGGTAGTTTACAAAGTTCCCAAACAACCAGAAGACGAACTTGGTGGGCTTCTTCCTGGAAGATTACGATCTTTCCAAAAACATGAAACTTATGTAGGCCTACATTCCTTAGCAGAGTCTCCAGTGGACGGACATATATTCATCACACCATCCTTACAAAAAAGAATCACTGAGTTTGATCCGATTTCAAAAAAATTCACAGACCATATGTTTGCTGATGGATTGTATCCTCACACGGTTCGTATTGATGATGAAGATCGAGTTTGGTTTACATTAGCTCTTTCCAACCAAGTGGGAATGTTTGATCGTAAAAAAAATACATTCAAAAACTATAACTTACCAGCTAGAACCAAAAAGGAAAGTTTTAGTTTATGGATCAGCGGATTCATTGTGAAGTTGATGAACTGGGGTTTCCCAATGCACTTACTTCCTGTGGATGAACGTGTGAGTGGAATGCCTCTTCCTTATGGAATTGATATCGCACCCAATGGAAATGTTTGGTTCACTCGATTACACGCCGATACAATTGGTGTGATCAATCCCAAAGATGATAGTTTTCAATTGATTGAAACACCTTTCCAAGGACCACGTCGCCTAAGAATCGATAAAGACAATCATATTTGGATCTCTGCATTTCCTGAAGGTTCTATTGCTAAGTACACACCAGAAGATGGTAAATTTAAATTGTATCCTTTGCCTACTGCTGTAGATGGAGTAGAAACTCCTTATTCTCTTAACGTAGACAGACCAAGAAACTTAGTTTGGGTGAATGGTACTTCTTCGGACAATCTTATGGCAATGGATATCAATACAGAAGAATGGAAAGTTTATCCAATGAGTCGAAAAGTTACTTTTACTAGAGATGTAGAATTTGGTCCCGATGGAAAAGCCTACACTTGTAATGGTGCCTTCCCTAGTTGGCATATTGAAGATGGACAACCAACACTGATGGAAATTAAACAATCAAAATGAATTCAATAACAAACTATAACCAAGGACAAATTGTAAGATTTTTGGCTGCCTCTTTTTTAGGATTTTTAGCAGGCCACCTAACAAACTACAGCGTCATTTTGTACGCACAAGATGTTTGGAATGCAGATGCCCTTGCTGGTCTCGGTTTTGGTTTGTGTTTTGGTGTCCCACTCATTCTTGGTTGGTTTGCGGGTGCTTGGTGTGATTCTTATTCACCTCAAAAATTAGCACAAGGTGCCCATGTTTCTTTTTTAGTTTCTCTTGGTTTATTAAACCTTTCTTCTCGCATGGAAGGTGAACTTGCAGTGATCATTTACCTACTTGGTGCTGCTTTTGCTGGCGTTGGTTGGTCTGTTCTTGCTCCCGCACGGATGTCCCTTCTGGGAAGGCTTGCAGGGGAGCGCCAAGTAAAGTTAGCAGTAGTATTTAATATTCTTGTGATGCTTGGTTTTGGAGCTGCTCCTCCAATTCTTGCTTTTTGCCGGAAATTGAACTCCTGGGAAATGGTTCACCTAACGGGAATCAGTTTATTTATTCTTGCAATGGTTCTTCTTTTGGGAATTCGAACGGATGGTCTTGGTAAAAATTCCTCTGCTTGGGATCGGATTTTACGTGGGGTTTCTTATGCTAAAAATCACACTCTCCTTAAACAAACCTTACTTTTTTCGATTATCATTTACTGCTCGATGGGCCCGGTCCAAGTAATGATGCCCCGGTTTGCCAAAGGAATTTTGAAACTGGGAGAATTGGAACGAGGATTTTTTTTGGGAGGACTCGCCATTGCTTTGTTAATTGGTGGAGGAGTTTCTTTGAAACTGGCAAAACACGTTGGTTATGGAAAAATGATACTTTTGGCCGGTTTATTTTGTGGGTTGGGTTTTTTAGGAATTGGGTTTAGTAAAATTGTATGGGTCTCTGTTTTATTTTTACTATTTAGTGGATTTGGAGCAGGTGCTAGTATTAGTTTAATCGTTGCTATCTTACAATCAGAAGTAACTACAGAATATAGAGGTAGACTTGTGAGTTTATATACAATCACAAGTCAAGTTGTACCGGCAACGTCAGGTCTTCTTTCTGGACTTCTATTGGTAAAATTACCAATAGACACCGCTGTAATCGCCGCAGGAGCCACCCTCACTCTGATTGTGATTTTCAGCACAATCAGATTAGAAACACTTAGAAACTATAAATTTTAAATTACCATTGTTGGTACATTTGTTCTGCAAAACCAGCAAGATCTTTTACTATTAGTTTTGTGCCATTGTCCAAAACAACATAACCGTTGTAATGTCCAAATGCTTTATTTAAATAAGCTTCTGTCTTAAGAAGTTCCAATATTTCAGCGAAGGTAAAGTTTTGGTATAATTGTTTTAAGAAACCAATCATTCCCATTAAGTCAATGTCTGAATGCAAAAGATAAACAGGTGTGAATTCGAGTTCCAAACGACCTTCGTTACTGATAAACTTCCAAGG
Protein-coding regions in this window:
- a CDS encoding porin, which codes for MKTISKAILALLLFVKAVSAEPEPSQTKEVGQVGSNPAEAKEHKKDSKEPQTKVYRDLYEDTESGQIFTKPGANRVKVEYNRPLSGNTTTLPDAFAHRPDDTAKEKLTITGRMQFRGVSGSQDSLFNNGHRDFNTVDWNFRRLRLGAQYENDWWGANIQLRLENMLNRPDVVQTTSTLNYLNANGKPATTSYVTNTRLKDNRGYIHEAFAYAKIPYGGLRFVFGQLPTQFSREYLQSSANFVTLERSMIVNAIPQFDNGVMLQATPLKEIDHKWERYLQLSLMVGNGKGGGGDYGTGRRQDLTTANRYGAVNTSPIYYARAQVNVFGGLKRESDGKMVNWQEGEEIFQRELKWSVGAGYVQTQNLITPALYVPEYTPGTTSGIQLLTAQGSNPDRGSLDANGYPNFLVQNSVPTMGRPKMGLIGHTYDSTFTYKGFYLSGAYTKFGGAASNDLFGYHGTIGYNIPIFDKYYIMPVLKYEFIQGDFNRNGRIDPTDSLRVYWAGLNLFGDKHHFKAQLYYQVLGNQFDVNPNTGNAMPIDDRRVYLQLQANFWTGVVSPEAYSYRPN
- a CDS encoding LA_3150 family lipoprotein, which encodes MKLNQMNRLLFMVFVLFLLGNCQSKEQNRDEISSLVIHNLLNNVPDRNKSLVVMEVADLGGSYTGTCYDTFQLNGGNIGSTAYFNTPPGGAGGTLNTEVKKYAVSTSSCSDLGFASGTNFGSTSQRPNPNDLFTFKMFTCDPNNNPCAKSAIKAAGF
- a CDS encoding bile acid:sodium symporter family protein, whose translation is MNYNNDYQIVLGLVLALMIFGVALELRFIAFKAVLQRPISALAGLIGQTVFLPWITLLITLLLDLPAGIELGMLLVAASPGGNLSNIITHLARGNTALSVSMTAVSSAFAIITLPLNFTITANLNPVTQALISGTGELHIDSIAIIKGLLILLLFPLTLGMLIGNYATGTAHKITPFFKRVSSFAFLVFILVAVGGNWKVFLDNMGFIFLIVVFHNLVALTIGNLIARVFRQDPYNRRAITIEVGMQNSGLALGLILTQFQAEPNMALVAAFWGIWHIVSGLLLVLYWRKFSPIEGK
- a CDS encoding NAD-dependent epimerase/dehydratase family protein, which translates into the protein MRVLITGGAGYIGTSLIQHISKSFPNWKIFSTDIKPFNGLENFSNVEFQILDITKKEEVISLIQKWKPNSIVHLASILNPPPGMSEEIQHKIDVEGTKNVLDGAVLSQTEQVIITSSGAAYGYHKDNRDWIEETDPIRGHSAFVYSRHKKEVEELLVSYRTQHPELKQLILRPGTILGATVNNLITDMFRKPFVMGVFGHLSPFVFIWDEDVIQIIIKGILEKKEGQFNLAGDGAMTLKEISSMIKKPYLPIPAFLLQSVLFILRMFRLTQYGPDQIDFLRYRPVLSNKKLKTEFGYTPKFTSKETFIQYLKAKGVPYHER
- a CDS encoding lyase; the encoded protein is MNVKYFLLFSIFTYFPLFAIDIEVKDSSGKPLDLVMVTVKAEKPQVPPRDDHGYPPEGLEFTITPEVTMFTNPNGKVQVPFPYAPSVVIRLRKIGYKDQNLRAFSSGSFQSFRMEKVVDINLLASQYPSNSWVAALDFGEDKDLRKTYMEQCGFCHQQGSFFMRRAFSEGDWEDIINRMMGYGARPHGKAKKKLPSLLSNAYVDLLKHPERVKPGRTWGKELYGAVIREWPMGDSFSQMHDLLYHKKTGLVYVGDNIQDRLWEINPNTGKTVVYKVPKQPEDELGGLLPGRLRSFQKHETYVGLHSLAESPVDGHIFITPSLQKRITEFDPISKKFTDHMFADGLYPHTVRIDDEDRVWFTLALSNQVGMFDRKKNTFKNYNLPARTKKESFSLWISGFIVKLMNWGFPMHLLPVDERVSGMPLPYGIDIAPNGNVWFTRLHADTIGVINPKDDSFQLIETPFQGPRRLRIDKDNHIWISAFPEGSIAKYTPEDGKFKLYPLPTAVDGVETPYSLNVDRPRNLVWVNGTSSDNLMAMDINTEEWKVYPMSRKVTFTRDVEFGPDGKAYTCNGAFPSWHIEDGQPTLMEIKQSK
- a CDS encoding MFS transporter, yielding MNSITNYNQGQIVRFLAASFLGFLAGHLTNYSVILYAQDVWNADALAGLGFGLCFGVPLILGWFAGAWCDSYSPQKLAQGAHVSFLVSLGLLNLSSRMEGELAVIIYLLGAAFAGVGWSVLAPARMSLLGRLAGERQVKLAVVFNILVMLGFGAAPPILAFCRKLNSWEMVHLTGISLFILAMVLLLGIRTDGLGKNSSAWDRILRGVSYAKNHTLLKQTLLFSIIIYCSMGPVQVMMPRFAKGILKLGELERGFFLGGLAIALLIGGGVSLKLAKHVGYGKMILLAGLFCGLGFLGIGFSKIVWVSVLFLLFSGFGAGASISLIVAILQSEVTTEYRGRLVSLYTITSQVVPATSGLLSGLLLVKLPIDTAVIAAGATLTLIVIFSTIRLETLRNYKF